The following proteins are co-located in the Ensifer sp. WSM1721 genome:
- a CDS encoding precorrin-8X methylmutase — protein sequence MPDYDYIRDGNAIYQRSFAIIRAEADLSGFSEEEADLAVRMVHACGSVEAARQFVFSPDFVSAARMALKNGAPIFCDAEMVAHGVTRARLPAGNEVICTLRDPRTAEIAAEIGNTRSAAALKLWGERTAGSVVAIGNAPTALFYLLEMLRDGAPKPAAILGMPVGFVGAAESKDALAENSYGVPFAIVRGRLGGSAMTAAALNSLARPGL from the coding sequence ATGCCTGATTACGATTATATCCGCGATGGCAACGCCATATACCAGCGTTCCTTCGCGATCATCCGGGCAGAAGCCGATCTTTCCGGCTTCTCGGAGGAAGAGGCCGATCTTGCGGTGCGCATGGTGCATGCCTGCGGCTCCGTCGAGGCGGCACGCCAGTTCGTCTTCTCGCCGGACTTCGTCTCCGCGGCGCGCATGGCGCTGAAGAACGGCGCGCCGATTTTCTGCGACGCGGAAATGGTCGCACACGGTGTGACGCGGGCGAGGCTGCCCGCCGGTAACGAGGTCATCTGCACGCTACGCGATCCGCGCACGGCGGAGATTGCGGCCGAGATCGGCAACACGCGTTCGGCCGCGGCGCTCAAGCTCTGGGGCGAGCGGACGGCGGGCTCGGTCGTCGCGATTGGCAACGCGCCGACGGCGCTCTTCTATCTGCTCGAAATGCTGCGCGACGGCGCGCCGAAACCGGCGGCGATTCTCGGCATGCCGGTCGGCTTCGTCGGCGCGGCGGAATCGAAGGATGCGCTCGCCGAGAATTCCTACGGCGTTCCCTTTGCCATCGTGCGCGGCCGACTCGGCGGTAGCGCGATGACGGCGGCGGCGCTGAATTCGCTCGCGAGGCCGGGTCTGTGA
- a CDS encoding precorrin-2 C(20)-methyltransferase, with product MSAGEVGRLIGVGTGPGDPELLTVKAVRTLGEADVVAYFAKAGRNGNGRAVVEGLLKPDLVELPLYYPVTTEIDKDAGAYKRQITDFYNASAEAVAVHLEAGRTVAVLSEGDPLFYGSYMHLHVRLAGRFPVEVIPGITAMSGCWSLAGLPLVQGDDVLSVLPGTMGEGELQRRLADTEAAVIMKVGRNLPKIRRALAAAGRLESAVYVERGTMKNSAMVPLGEKPDDEAPYFSLVLVPGWKDRPREDIR from the coding sequence GTGAGCGCCGGCGAAGTGGGAAGGCTGATCGGTGTAGGAACAGGTCCCGGCGACCCGGAGCTTCTGACGGTGAAGGCGGTCAGGACGCTCGGCGAGGCGGATGTCGTTGCCTATTTCGCCAAGGCCGGGCGCAACGGCAATGGCCGTGCCGTGGTCGAGGGCCTGTTGAAGCCCGACCTAGTAGAGTTGCCGCTCTACTATCCGGTGACGACCGAAATCGACAAGGACGCGGGGGCCTATAAGCGTCAGATTACCGATTTCTACAACGCCTCGGCCGAAGCCGTGGCTGTGCATCTTGAAGCCGGGCGAACGGTCGCGGTGCTGAGCGAGGGCGATCCGCTTTTCTACGGCTCCTATATGCACCTGCATGTGCGGCTTGCCGGCCGGTTCCCGGTCGAGGTCATTCCCGGCATCACCGCCATGTCCGGCTGCTGGTCGCTCGCGGGGCTGCCGCTGGTGCAGGGCGACGACGTGCTCTCGGTCCTGCCCGGCACGATGGGCGAGGGTGAGCTTCAGCGCCGCCTCGCCGACACGGAAGCCGCCGTCATTATGAAGGTCGGCCGCAATCTGCCGAAGATCCGCCGGGCGCTTGCCGCGGCCGGCCGCTTGGAGAGCGCCGTCTATGTGGAGCGCGGCACAATGAAGAACAGTGCGATGGTCCCGCTCGGCGAGAAGCCGGACGACGAGGCGCCCTATTTCTCGCTGGTGCTCGTGCCCGGCTGGAAGGACAGGCCGCGGGAGGACATACGATGA
- the modB gene encoding molybdate ABC transporter permease subunit, with product MSLSDAEWTAVRLSLRVATVAMLSSLPVALLVAMALARGRFWGKSVLNGLVHMPLILPPVVTGFVLLLLFGRRGPIGAFLAEHLGLVFSFRWTGAALACAVMGFPLMVRSIRLSIETVDRKLEHAAATLGASPSWVFLTVTLPLILPGIVAGMILSFAKAMGEFGATITFVSNIPGETQTISAAIYTFTQVPGGDAGAMRLTIISIVVSMAALMLSEILAAAAARRTVAA from the coding sequence ATGAGCCTGAGCGACGCGGAGTGGACGGCCGTCCGGCTAAGCCTCCGGGTGGCCACCGTCGCCATGCTGTCGAGCCTGCCTGTCGCGCTTCTTGTCGCCATGGCGCTGGCGCGCGGTCGCTTCTGGGGCAAGTCGGTCCTGAACGGCCTCGTCCACATGCCGCTGATCCTGCCGCCGGTCGTTACCGGCTTCGTGCTTCTCCTGCTCTTCGGTCGGCGCGGACCGATCGGCGCCTTCCTTGCCGAGCATCTGGGGCTCGTCTTTTCCTTCCGCTGGACGGGGGCGGCACTCGCCTGTGCCGTCATGGGCTTTCCGCTTATGGTGCGCAGCATCCGACTCTCGATCGAAACGGTCGACCGCAAGCTCGAACACGCCGCCGCAACGCTCGGTGCGAGCCCCAGCTGGGTCTTCCTGACCGTGACGTTGCCCCTGATCCTTCCCGGCATCGTCGCCGGCATGATCCTCTCCTTCGCCAAGGCCATGGGCGAGTTCGGGGCGACGATCACCTTCGTCTCCAACATCCCCGGCGAGACGCAGACCATCTCCGCGGCGATCTACACCTTCACGCAGGTGCCGGGTGGCGATGCGGGCGCAATGCGTCTCACCATCATATCGATCGTCGTCTCGATGGCGGCGCTCATGCTGTCGGAGATTCTCGCCGCGGCCGCGGCGCGGCGAACGGTGGCTGCATGA
- the ung gene encoding uracil-DNA glycosylase, which yields MDATIRLEESWKAALAPEFRHSYMADLKRFLVEERQQGRQIFPRGSEYFRALDLTPLGKVRVVILGQDPYHGDGQAHGLCFSVRPGVRVPPSLVNIYKELQEDLGIPPARHGFLESWALQGVLLLNAVLTVERGRAASHQGRGWERFTDAVIRAVNEQEQPVVFMLWGSYAQRKAAFVDRSRHLVLTAPHPSPLSAHSGFFGCRHFSKANAFLVSKGLDLIDWRLPEDPPLAVDRQIAPIC from the coding sequence ATGGATGCGACGATCAGGCTGGAAGAAAGCTGGAAGGCCGCGCTGGCGCCGGAATTCCGTCACAGCTACATGGCTGATCTCAAGCGCTTCCTAGTGGAAGAAAGGCAGCAGGGCCGGCAAATCTTTCCGAGGGGAAGCGAGTATTTCCGGGCGCTCGACCTGACGCCGCTCGGCAAGGTCCGCGTCGTCATTCTCGGTCAGGACCCCTATCACGGAGACGGCCAGGCGCACGGGCTCTGCTTCAGCGTGCGGCCGGGCGTGCGCGTACCGCCGTCGCTTGTCAATATCTACAAGGAGCTTCAAGAAGACCTTGGCATTCCACCGGCCCGCCACGGCTTCCTCGAGAGCTGGGCGCTGCAGGGAGTGCTGCTCCTCAATGCCGTGCTGACGGTCGAGCGCGGCCGGGCCGCTTCGCATCAGGGGCGCGGCTGGGAGCGCTTCACGGATGCCGTCATTCGCGCCGTCAACGAGCAGGAGCAGCCGGTCGTTTTCATGCTCTGGGGCTCCTATGCGCAAAGGAAGGCGGCGTTCGTTGATCGTTCCCGGCATCTGGTGTTGACTGCGCCGCATCCCTCGCCGCTCTCGGCCCACTCCGGTTTCTTCGGCTGCCGGCATTTCTCCAAGGCAAACGCCTTCCTTGTGTCCAAGGGGCTCGATCTGATCGATTGGCGGCTGCCGGAGGACCCACCGCTGGCAGTCGACCGGCAGATCGCGCCCATCTGTTGA
- the modA gene encoding molybdate ABC transporter substrate-binding protein: MEAGVTRRRRDWLKAMRSRGLGLKTLALALGIVVAGAAFAPANAAEKVTIFAAASLKNALDAINEEWRKETGKETTTSYAASSALAKQIEQGAPADIFISADLAWMDYLADGKLIKADTRSNLLGNRIVLVTAKPDAEAVEIKPGLDLTGLLGDGRLAMGAVDSVPAGKYGKAALENLGLWPSVAPKVAGAESVRAALLLVSRGEAPLGIVYQTDAAADPGVKVIGTFPEDSHPPIIYPIAITAESKNADAAAYLQFVRSPKAAALFSAQGFAVLE; this comes from the coding sequence ATGGAGGCAGGTGTGACGAGAAGACGGAGAGACTGGCTCAAGGCGATGAGATCTAGAGGTCTCGGACTGAAGACTTTGGCTCTGGCGCTTGGCATCGTCGTGGCGGGAGCCGCTTTCGCCCCCGCCAATGCGGCGGAAAAGGTGACCATATTCGCAGCGGCAAGCCTTAAGAACGCCCTCGACGCAATCAACGAGGAATGGCGCAAAGAAACCGGCAAGGAGACGACCACCTCCTATGCGGCAAGCTCGGCTCTGGCAAAGCAGATCGAACAGGGGGCGCCCGCCGACATCTTCATCTCGGCCGACCTTGCCTGGATGGATTATCTTGCCGACGGGAAGCTGATTAAGGCCGATACCCGCTCCAACCTGCTCGGCAACCGCATCGTTCTCGTTACCGCGAAGCCAGACGCCGAAGCCGTCGAGATCAAGCCAGGCCTCGACCTCACCGGCCTTCTCGGCGACGGACGCCTGGCGATGGGTGCCGTCGATTCCGTCCCCGCCGGCAAATACGGCAAGGCAGCACTCGAAAACCTAGGGCTTTGGCCAAGTGTCGCCCCGAAGGTAGCCGGCGCCGAAAGCGTGCGCGCCGCCCTCCTTCTCGTGTCGCGCGGCGAGGCGCCCTTGGGTATCGTCTATCAGACCGACGCCGCGGCCGATCCGGGCGTGAAGGTGATCGGCACCTTCCCGGAAGACAGCCATCCGCCGATCATCTACCCGATCGCCATCACCGCCGAAAGCAAGAATGCCGATGCGGCGGCGTATCTCCAATTCGTCAGATCACCAAAGGCCGCTGCGCTTTTCTCGGCGCAAGGCTTCGCGGTGCTGGAATAG
- the cobF gene encoding precorrin-6A synthase (deacetylating) yields MRHILIIGIGAGNPEHMTIQAINALNRADVLFIPTKGAKKTELAEVRREICGRYVTRSDSRTVEFAVPVRSTEGRSYIESVDDWHASIAATYEALLKDELADGQTGAFLVWGDPMLYDSTIRIVERVKAQGRITFDFNVVPGITSVQALCASHRIPLNLVGKPVEITTGRRLTESFPHRSETAVVMLDGEQAFRKIEDPDAEIYWGAYLGTPDEILISGRLAEVKDEILKAREAARERMGWIMDIYLLRKGADFDE; encoded by the coding sequence ATGCGGCACATTCTGATCATCGGTATCGGTGCGGGTAACCCCGAACACATGACGATCCAGGCGATCAATGCGCTGAACCGGGCCGACGTGCTCTTCATCCCGACCAAGGGAGCGAAGAAGACGGAGCTCGCCGAAGTGCGCCGCGAGATCTGCGGTCGCTATGTTACGCGGAGCGACAGCCGTACAGTCGAATTCGCCGTGCCGGTCCGCAGCACCGAAGGTCGCAGCTATATCGAAAGCGTCGACGACTGGCATGCGAGCATTGCCGCTACCTACGAGGCGCTGCTCAAGGACGAACTTGCAGATGGACAGACCGGCGCCTTCCTCGTCTGGGGCGATCCGATGCTCTATGACAGCACGATCCGCATCGTCGAAAGGGTGAAAGCTCAGGGACGGATCACCTTCGATTTCAACGTCGTTCCCGGCATCACCAGCGTGCAGGCGCTCTGCGCCAGCCACCGCATCCCGCTCAATCTCGTCGGCAAGCCGGTCGAGATAACAACCGGCCGACGGCTTACGGAGAGCTTTCCGCACAGAAGCGAGACGGCGGTCGTGATGCTCGACGGCGAGCAGGCGTTTCGGAAGATCGAAGATCCCGACGCTGAGATCTATTGGGGCGCCTATCTCGGAACGCCGGACGAGATCTTAATTTCCGGGCGTCTTGCCGAGGTGAAGGACGAGATTCTGAAAGCACGCGAGGCGGCGCGCGAGCGCATGGGCTGGATCATGGACATCTATCTTCTGCGCAAGGGGGCCGATTTCGATGAATAG
- a CDS encoding precorrin-3B C(17)-methyltransferase has translation MTGRLFIVGTGPGNPAQMTPEAKDAIAVATEFFGYGPYLDRLQLRADQRRIASDNREELDRAEAALVRASAGVDVCVVSGGDPGIFAMAAAVCEAIDNGPKEWRQVDLTITPGVTAMLAVAARIGAPLGHDFCAMSLSDNLKPWDVIIKRLRLAAEAGFVIALYNPISKARPWQLGDAFEVLRQVLPARVPVIFGRAAGRPDERIAVMPLGEADPSRADMATCVIIGSPETRIIARDGKPDLVYTPRSFTGESH, from the coding sequence ATGACGGGGAGGCTCTTCATCGTCGGCACTGGCCCCGGCAATCCGGCACAGATGACGCCCGAGGCCAAAGACGCGATCGCCGTTGCGACCGAGTTCTTCGGCTATGGCCCTTATCTCGACCGGCTGCAGCTCAGAGCCGACCAGCGGCGCATCGCCTCCGACAACCGCGAAGAGCTGGATCGGGCCGAGGCGGCGCTTGTCCGCGCCAGCGCCGGGGTCGACGTCTGCGTGGTATCCGGTGGAGATCCCGGCATCTTCGCGATGGCGGCGGCCGTCTGCGAGGCGATCGACAACGGGCCTAAGGAGTGGCGGCAGGTGGATCTCACGATCACGCCGGGGGTCACCGCCATGCTTGCCGTTGCCGCGCGTATCGGCGCGCCGCTCGGGCACGATTTCTGCGCCATGTCGCTCTCGGACAATCTGAAACCCTGGGATGTCATCATCAAGCGGCTGAGGCTCGCCGCAGAGGCCGGGTTTGTCATCGCCCTCTATAATCCGATCAGCAAGGCGCGGCCCTGGCAACTTGGCGACGCTTTCGAGGTCCTGCGGCAAGTGCTGCCGGCGCGCGTGCCGGTGATCTTCGGCCGAGCGGCCGGGCGGCCCGATGAGCGCATCGCGGTCATGCCGCTCGGTGAAGCCGATCCCTCCCGTGCCGATATGGCGACCTGCGTGATCATCGGCTCGCCCGAGACGCGGATCATCGCTCGCGATGGAAAGCCGGATCTCGTTTACACGCCGCGGTCCTTCACCGGGGAAAGCCATTGA
- the cobG gene encoding precorrin-3B synthase encodes MTSCAAPPELSGTGTSMRRGACPSLAAPMQTGDGLLVRLRPAAVGLTPAEVKALAGAAAACGSGIIEITARGNLQIRGLTAASVPALTEAIGKAGIAIAEGVAIETPPLAGFDPDEIGDPRPLAQALRAAISRARALRLAPKLSIVVDGGGRFHLQDMVADLRLSAIVRDKRVFWLLSIAGTAHSATPIALLKAREAVAAVMDVLTGLNALGPAARGRDLDADRLRQLWPSDMDLPPAGDGGRPLPPAGIHAFGRAGIVLGLGLAFAQTDAANLTAFIRQVEELGATEIRLAPRHGLFVLGLSNEAAALAQHLAHAHGFLVSCDDPRNHIATCAGLACASARMDTKATAALMIEAAPDLLDGSLIVHLSGCRKGCARPAASPLALVGAPSGYALVVNGTASVAPSAYRDENRIRSALAALNSLVRQNKDAGESALSCLTRLGTARIAQAFEQG; translated from the coding sequence ATGACAAGCTGCGCCGCGCCACCTGAGTTATCCGGAACCGGCACATCGATGCGCCGTGGCGCCTGTCCGTCGCTCGCCGCCCCGATGCAGACCGGTGACGGGCTGCTCGTGCGGCTGAGGCCCGCGGCCGTTGGCCTGACGCCGGCGGAAGTGAAGGCGCTTGCCGGCGCGGCCGCGGCATGCGGCAGCGGGATCATCGAGATCACCGCGCGAGGAAACCTGCAGATCCGCGGTCTGACCGCAGCGAGCGTTCCGGCGCTAACCGAAGCGATCGGGAAGGCGGGGATCGCCATTGCCGAGGGCGTTGCGATCGAGACGCCGCCGCTTGCCGGATTCGACCCGGACGAGATCGGCGATCCCCGGCCGCTGGCGCAGGCGTTGCGGGCGGCGATTTCCCGCGCACGGGCGCTCAGGCTTGCGCCGAAACTGTCGATCGTCGTCGACGGCGGCGGCCGTTTCCATCTTCAAGACATGGTCGCCGATCTGCGTCTCAGTGCGATCGTCCGGGACAAACGTGTTTTCTGGCTGCTTTCGATCGCCGGCACGGCGCACTCGGCGACGCCCATTGCCCTTCTCAAGGCGCGAGAAGCGGTCGCCGCAGTCATGGATGTGCTGACTGGTCTCAACGCGCTTGGCCCCGCGGCCCGCGGCCGCGACCTCGATGCGGATCGCCTTCGCCAGCTCTGGCCCTCCGACATGGACTTGCCGCCTGCAGGCGACGGCGGCAGACCTTTGCCGCCGGCGGGCATCCATGCTTTCGGCCGTGCTGGCATTGTGCTCGGCCTCGGCCTGGCCTTTGCGCAGACCGATGCGGCCAATCTCACCGCCTTCATCCGGCAGGTCGAGGAGCTTGGGGCCACCGAGATCCGCCTAGCGCCGCGACACGGCCTTTTCGTGCTCGGGCTTTCGAACGAGGCGGCAGCACTGGCGCAGCACCTCGCGCACGCACACGGGTTTCTCGTCTCCTGCGACGATCCGCGCAATCATATAGCGACCTGCGCCGGCCTCGCCTGCGCTTCGGCCCGGATGGACACCAAGGCGACAGCAGCGCTAATGATCGAAGCGGCGCCTGACCTTCTCGACGGTTCGCTTATCGTGCACCTTTCCGGCTGCCGCAAGGGATGCGCCAGGCCGGCGGCCTCTCCGCTGGCGCTCGTCGGTGCGCCATCAGGATATGCGCTTGTCGTAAATGGCACTGCTTCCGTCGCGCCGAGTGCCTACAGGGATGAAAACCGAATACGATCCGCACTGGCCGCTCTCAATAGCCTGGTGCGGCAAAATAAAGACGCTGGCGAATCGGCGCTCTCCTGTCTTACACGGCTCGGGACCGCGCGCATCGCTCAAGCGTTTGAACAGGGATAG
- the modC gene encoding molybdenum ABC transporter ATP-binding protein yields the protein MRLEVEARHRIGSFTIDAAFGSDGGVTALFGRSGSGKTSLVNIIAGLLRADAGRIVLDGDVIADSTRGVFTPIHRRHFGYVFQEARLFPHLSVRRNLAYGRWFAGASESASEFSRIVEMLGIGHLLDRRPSTLSGGERQRVAVGRALLASPRLLLMDEPLAALDEARKAEILPYLERLRDETRIPIVYVSHSVAEVARLAERVVVLDDGRVKAAGDVSAVLSQPAATLAVDRREAGALIGGVVDSHDSHHYLTLVRAGECLIRVPHLLAPPGRSLRLYIAARDVMLATTRPEGISALNVLEGRIADLSPAQQGSVDVRVDCGGNILLARITALSRDALELAPGKAVHAIIKTVALDY from the coding sequence ATGAGGCTCGAGGTCGAAGCGCGTCATCGGATCGGCTCCTTCACGATCGACGCCGCCTTCGGCTCCGACGGTGGAGTGACAGCACTTTTCGGCCGCTCCGGCTCTGGCAAGACGTCGCTCGTCAATATCATCGCCGGTCTCCTGCGAGCTGACGCGGGCCGTATCGTCCTTGACGGTGACGTGATCGCCGACAGCACGCGCGGGGTCTTCACACCTATCCACCGCCGCCATTTCGGCTATGTGTTCCAGGAAGCCCGGCTCTTTCCGCATTTGAGCGTCCGGCGCAATCTCGCCTATGGACGCTGGTTCGCAGGCGCGAGCGAGTCCGCGTCGGAATTCAGCAGGATCGTCGAAATGCTCGGTATAGGCCACCTGCTCGATCGGCGCCCGTCAACGCTTTCGGGCGGCGAGCGCCAGCGCGTCGCCGTCGGCCGGGCGCTGCTCGCCTCTCCCCGCCTGCTCCTGATGGACGAGCCGCTCGCCGCCCTCGATGAGGCAAGAAAGGCCGAGATCCTGCCCTATCTGGAACGACTTCGCGACGAGACCCGGATCCCGATCGTCTATGTCAGCCACTCGGTGGCCGAAGTCGCGCGGCTGGCCGAACGCGTCGTCGTGCTCGACGATGGCCGGGTGAAGGCAGCCGGCGACGTTTCCGCGGTCCTCAGCCAGCCCGCCGCCACGCTTGCGGTCGACCGGCGGGAGGCTGGCGCGCTGATCGGAGGCGTCGTCGACAGTCATGACAGCCATCACTATCTGACTTTGGTGCGCGCCGGCGAATGTCTCATCCGCGTGCCGCACCTTCTCGCGCCGCCAGGGCGGAGCCTGCGCCTCTACATTGCCGCTCGCGATGTCATGCTGGCGACCACGCGCCCGGAAGGCATCAGCGCGCTCAACGTGCTTGAAGGAAGGATCGCCGATCTGTCGCCGGCGCAGCAAGGCAGCGTCGACGTTCGTGTGGATTGCGGCGGCAACATTCTGCTCGCCCGCATCACCGCGCTCTCCCGCGATGCGTTGGAATTAGCACCCGGAAAGGCGGTCCACGCCATCATCAAGACCGTCGCGCTGGACTACTAG